TTGaatgtcattaaaaaaatacaatatatatatttaaaaaaaaaatacattcaacAAGCGCGTAGATTTGTGTTGCAAATTGtactaaaaaatacaataaccatttatattctatgtatattatacaagaaaacaaaaaaagaaaaaagtgttataatatttacttaacgCAAAGTACGATTACAACCTATTTTAATGCTGTTTCCAAAGTTGTTTAGCTTCTTCTTAtacaataaacatatataattatcttgaattattacaaaatacatatataacgTATACTTAGCTCTAGTTGGTTagcacatatatacataattaatatacacacactcatacagacATATAAACATTAGTTGGTATTGTATATTGCGTATAAGTTTTGATAATTTAACAGAAAATAACACAAGCCTAAAAACTCAtctgaatattattaattgtcgctgcgtatataaatatacacatacatatataaacaattaattatatatacagatacatatatataacgaATAGTATAACTCAATAAATGTttcacataaaatatataaatatatatatatatatatatatatgtatatatatatattaatgtacGAGTAGTCTTACaaagtattttcttttctatttttatcacatttataaatagttataCATTTATACCCAAGTAAACAATTatgattttctaaaatattggTTTAAAATAACGCGTAGTTAGTCTTGTATAAAACACAATTTGTATAtgattgaatttttgtttatctaaAAACATTAGCAAGCGCACAccatttcaaatataatttaatctaATAAATCCTCTAAATGTGTATATCCATAGAACAGAGCTGTTATTGGATCTGTTAGACTTACTTAATTTGCTTAGGCATACTCGTAGTCATGGCTAATGGAAacacataataattataatagtaATACGATTAGAGCTTGCAAATGTAACTCCAATTTGGTAAGAGTATATTAGTCAAGTTAACTGTGTAAACCGATTTTAGGTACTCGTAATCGCACTTACCCCCCATTGATGTTTCAGTGCTTTCGCTGAGAATATAGGACTTGGTTTATCCAACCAGGGAACTGGCGGTTCTGGAAATTGAGCGTctcataaatattcatattacgAGACCAATCCAAAAACTTACCACGCGCAGAGCTTGTGTGTCCAGCACGAGATCGTTTGTCAAATGATATctaagacaaaaataaataaaagattacaaataaaatacttgttgttggaatttatttactgaacctttgaattgattttaagaaGTGAATTTCGCATGTTATTTGCAGTTATTATACGGAGCGCCATATTCTTACTTGCAATGGATGAACTAATGTAgctcttaatttaattgcggATTTGCAGACGTGCACACGcacaacaatttattaaatattttcgaaaacgACTTTCTGGATTACAAAATACtacaatgaaatttttataaatacaaacagtCTGGTCCAAATTTGACATTGCATAAATCCACAGGTTGCTGCttatcatacaaattttagtaTTGATTGTAAACGTGTCGTAGCTTTGGTTTAATTGGTAAGTGACGTAAAGcacaacttttaattttaaacaacgAAAATATATTGCGATTGTGAGCTATTGTGGCAACAAGAACAGAACTTAAGGCTTACATCTTTATGTGCCTATTGTATGTCAAGTCAAATCACTGTTTTAAAGAAACCTTTTTTGCCAACAGGTagataaacataataataaggATTAAAAGTATTGGctcatgtttatttttttacgttTTCTAAGAGCcattaaaaactgtattaagAACCAAgaacaattatttttcttttgcaaaataaaatataatttttttttattcatcgTTGCTTAAATAACTGCACAAAATTGGGATTCGTTTTTAATTGATGAACGATGTAGACCGTGCCAAATTCAACTTGCTTGCTCTGTTAGTAAAGTAAACATCTTTAACCATTTTGTACTGATATAATAAATAGTGGAAGTCGAACCACTGCATTATAAAGCCCCTGAAACATCTTGCGCAACTTGACGTGATTCATTACGGTTTCATTTAAGTTTCATCAAAGTAaaacaagaaatatttataaaaataaaaaatttatttgtatatgacttttttaatagagtttaaaataaatttgcatccGAAAAAGTAGgcaccaaaaacaaaacagttcAGCATTTCTTGATATTgacttatttctttttatttcattcgcCAGTACATATTcccatatatttgtatgttgtAAATCATTACGTTATGTGGTTACAAATATCGCTCCAAACTTGACGCTTCTTATGGGTATCGTATGTTACAAGAACAAAGCCAAGTATATAACGCCAAGACTGGCAATCGCATGGGCAGCTATTATCTTTTTGTTAACTACATTACTTTTAACATCaatgtcatttttaatttcctgaATGTCGGCTAGAAGCAAATTGTCTTGCGCATTAATTCAACTGCAAATGCTATGCGAATTTTCAACGCCTCCAGGTCGACAAAATAACAATCAAAGGTGCATTCCCAATTAACAGAGAAGCGTCAAATTACATTGGAAGCGCcgaaaattttgattaatatgaaattaaacttACCAGAAGGACCATCGACATCTTTTTGAAAAGCTTCAATGAGTTGCTGAGGAGTCTCATATTTCTGATTGTATACTACCATCTATAGCACAATAAGAAATCATTaagattttgttaattattagcCATTCAGAAACTTACCTTACGCACAGCTGCTGGATAACCCTTGCGCGTCTCAACAAATTCGCAAGCAGCCGAATCTTTAGTATACCAGACATCATCGCGTTTAATAGCTAAGCGCAATATGGCAAGTATCTCACATGCCAAACCAATAGCTGAGATAAGAACAACCGGCCATGCCTgaagaaattgatgaaataaTTAGGGTGTACTGTTTAAAATAGTCAGCTGGTTCTGCTTACAATCAGTTTTTATAACATGATTATGTACTAGATACAATATAGTATGTACCCACTATATATCTGGTTTTTGACCACACTTATGCTTACCCCCCAATCATGGTTTAACGCATCCACTGAAAATACAACACTTGGGCTTTCCAGCCATGGGACTGATGGTTCTGCAAATTAAACAATCCAAATGCATTGCACTATtaagtattaattaaaaaaacaaaaactaaccTGCTGCCGAGCTACTGCTGCTCCGAACGAATCCATGTTTATTATTGGGTACTCGTAACTGTAagtaacataaatatattattgttgcataatttataGTTAGATACCTTGGAAGGGAATCTTGAACAAATACAGCGAAGAGCCATTATTTAAACTGTTagtcaaaaattaacaaagaatttgataaaaaataaaaaataaataaaaaagatacaCTGATTTCCAGATGATCTACAGAAAATTTTGATACGTGATTGAATGGGGTTTTTAAAACTACACATAAAACAAGTTTCGAATTTTGAACATGGCTTACTAAGTACTCTGAATTTTAGACAACACTGTTTTTGTGTTAA
The genomic region above belongs to Drosophila innubila isolate TH190305 chromosome 3R unlocalized genomic scaffold, UK_Dinn_1.0 2_E_3R, whole genome shotgun sequence and contains:
- the LOC117791868 gene encoding uncharacterized protein LOC117791868, producing the protein MALRCICSRFPSKLRVPNNKHGFVRSSSSSAAEPSVPWLESPSVVFSVDALNHDWGAWPVVLISAIGLACEILAILRLAIKRDDVWYTKDSAACEFVETRKGYPAAVRKMVVYNQKYETPQQLIEAFQKDVDGPSADIQEIKNDIDVKSNVVNKKIIAAHAIASLGVIYLALFL